One Pectobacterium polaris DNA window includes the following coding sequences:
- a CDS encoding citrate synthase: protein MTVRTSTLTAEGQADITLDMRSGVLGKTAVDIRPLAEHGLCSYDPGFANTAGCESAITYIDAVNSVLLHRGFPVEQLAEQCDFTEVCYILLHGEAPSAEAYAKFADNITRHTLVHEQISRMFSGFRRDSHPMALMCAVVGALAAFYHDVLDIHNAEHRELAAVRLLSKMPTLAAMCYKYSIEQPSVYPRNSLSYTGNFLHMLFSIPAEKYEVNPVLERAMNRILILHADHGQCPSTMAVRASGSSGANPFACIAAGLASMWGPLHGGANEACMRMLEEIKTVDRVPEFVRRAKDRCDSFRLMGFGNSVYQHFDPRAAILRKTCYEVLNELGTEDSLLQVAMELEHIAMTDAYFLENKLYPSVDFYTSVILKAMGLPPSMFTVISTVGRTIGWIAHWDEMHKQDEISIYRPRQVYTGQPRRDYVSALKD from the coding sequence ATGACAGTCAGAACGTCCACGTTGACGGCAGAAGGGCAGGCGGATATCACGCTGGATATGCGTTCCGGCGTACTGGGGAAAACGGCGGTGGATATTCGCCCACTCGCTGAGCACGGGCTGTGCAGCTATGACCCCGGTTTTGCCAATACGGCAGGGTGCGAGTCGGCGATTACCTATATTGATGCGGTGAATAGCGTGTTGCTGCATCGGGGCTTCCCTGTCGAACAGCTCGCCGAACAGTGTGACTTTACTGAGGTCTGTTACATCCTGCTGCATGGCGAAGCGCCTTCGGCGGAAGCGTATGCGAAATTTGCCGACAACATCACCCGCCATACGCTGGTTCATGAGCAAATTTCCCGCATGTTCAGTGGTTTTCGTCGCGATTCCCACCCGATGGCGCTGATGTGCGCGGTGGTCGGTGCGCTAGCCGCGTTCTATCACGATGTATTGGATATTCATAACGCGGAGCACCGCGAGCTGGCGGCCGTGCGGCTGTTGTCGAAAATGCCGACGCTGGCGGCGATGTGCTACAAATATTCCATCGAACAGCCGTCCGTGTATCCCCGTAATTCGCTCTCCTATACCGGTAACTTCCTGCACATGCTGTTTTCGATTCCGGCGGAGAAATATGAAGTGAATCCGGTGCTGGAACGAGCGATGAACCGCATCCTGATTCTGCATGCCGATCATGGTCAGTGCCCGTCTACGATGGCGGTCAGAGCATCAGGTTCCTCCGGCGCGAACCCGTTTGCCTGCATTGCTGCTGGGCTGGCATCGATGTGGGGGCCGCTGCACGGTGGGGCGAACGAAGCCTGTATGCGCATGCTGGAAGAGATTAAAACGGTCGATCGCGTCCCTGAATTTGTACGACGCGCGAAAGACCGCTGCGATTCATTCCGCCTGATGGGATTCGGTAACTCGGTCTACCAGCATTTCGACCCACGCGCGGCGATTCTTCGTAAAACCTGTTATGAAGTGCTCAATGAACTCGGCACGGAAGATAGTCTATTGCAGGTGGCGATGGAGCTGGAACACATCGCCATGACTGACGCCTATTTTCTGGAGAATAAACTCTACCCAAGCGTCGATTTCTATACATCGGTCATTCTCAAAGCGATGGGGCTGCCGCCGTCAATGTTTACGGTTATTTCCACCGTCGGCAGAACGATCGGCTGGATTGCGCATTGGGATGAGATGCATAAGCAGGATGAAATCAGCATCTACCGTCCGCGCCAGGTTTATACCGGACAGCCGCGTCGGGACTATGTTTCCGCGCTGAAAGACTGA
- a CDS encoding Tex family protein produces the protein MNDSLSQLIASELQARTEQVDAAVRLLDEGNTVPFIARYRKEVTGGLDDTQLRQLETRLGYLRELEDRRQTILKSIDDQGKLTPQLATAIKGTLSKTELEDLYLPYKPKRRTRGQIAIEAGLEPLADGLWQDPSQEPELTAQAYVDAEKGVADVKAALDGARYILMERFAEDATLLAKVRNYLWKNAHLVSRVVEGKEEEGAKFRDYFDHHEPIAQVPSHRALAMFRGRNEGVLQLALNADPQHEEAPRESYCEQIIIDHLNLRLGNAAADSWRRAVISWTWRIKVLLHLETELMGSVREKAEDEAINVFARNMHDLLMAAPAGMRATMGLDPGLRTGVKVAVVDATGKLVATDTIYPHTGQAAKAAPIVAALCLKYQVELVAIGNGTASRETERFFLDTQKQFPAINAQKVIVSEAGASVYSASELAALEFPDLDVSLRGAVSIARRLQDPLAELVKIDPKSIGVGQYQHDVSQSLLAKKLDAVVEDCVNAVGVDLNTASVALLTRVAGLTRMMAQNIVTWRDENGRFHNREQLLKVSRLGPKAFEQCAGFLRINHGNNPLDASTVHPEAYPIVERILAATEQALQELMGNPNALRNLKPSDFTDERFGVPTVTDIIKELEKPGRDPRPEFKTASFADGVETLNDLLPGMILEGAVTNVTNFGAFVDIGVHQDGLVHISSLADHFVDDPHKVVKAGDIVKVKVMEVDLQRKRIALTMRLDEQPGETASRRGGGNARSDSNTSSRQPAGKSRPRPASAPVAGNSAMGDALAAAFKKR, from the coding sequence ATGAATGATTCATTAAGCCAACTTATCGCCAGCGAATTGCAGGCGCGTACGGAGCAGGTAGACGCCGCAGTCCGCCTGCTGGACGAAGGAAACACCGTCCCTTTTATCGCCCGTTACCGTAAAGAAGTGACCGGCGGGCTGGATGACACCCAACTGCGCCAGCTCGAAACGCGCCTCGGTTACCTGCGTGAACTGGAAGACCGACGCCAGACTATTCTGAAATCCATCGACGATCAGGGGAAATTAACCCCACAGCTCGCCACCGCCATAAAAGGCACGCTGAGCAAAACCGAGCTGGAAGATCTCTACCTGCCGTACAAACCTAAGCGCCGCACGCGCGGGCAGATCGCGATTGAAGCGGGTCTGGAACCGCTGGCCGATGGCCTGTGGCAAGACCCAAGCCAGGAGCCGGAGCTGACGGCACAGGCTTATGTCGATGCCGAGAAAGGCGTAGCGGACGTGAAAGCCGCATTGGACGGCGCACGTTACATCCTGATGGAGCGCTTTGCCGAAGACGCCACGCTGCTGGCAAAAGTGCGTAACTACCTGTGGAAAAACGCCCATCTGGTTTCCCGCGTCGTAGAAGGGAAAGAGGAAGAAGGCGCGAAGTTCCGCGATTATTTCGATCATCACGAACCGATTGCTCAGGTGCCTTCACACCGCGCACTGGCGATGTTCCGTGGCCGTAACGAAGGCGTACTGCAACTGGCACTGAACGCCGATCCACAGCACGAAGAAGCGCCGCGTGAAAGCTACTGCGAACAGATTATTATCGACCACCTGAACCTGCGTTTGGGGAATGCTGCGGCAGACAGCTGGCGGCGCGCCGTCATTAGCTGGACGTGGCGCATTAAAGTGCTGCTGCACCTTGAAACCGAGCTGATGGGCAGCGTGCGTGAGAAAGCGGAAGACGAAGCGATCAACGTCTTCGCCCGCAACATGCACGACCTGCTGATGGCCGCGCCTGCGGGCATGCGTGCCACAATGGGTCTCGATCCCGGCTTGCGTACTGGCGTAAAAGTCGCGGTGGTGGATGCCACCGGCAAGCTGGTCGCGACCGATACGATTTATCCGCATACCGGTCAGGCAGCGAAAGCCGCTCCAATTGTTGCCGCACTATGCCTCAAATATCAGGTTGAGCTGGTAGCGATTGGCAACGGTACTGCCTCACGTGAGACCGAACGTTTCTTCCTCGACACGCAGAAACAGTTCCCGGCGATCAACGCGCAGAAAGTGATCGTCAGCGAAGCAGGCGCGTCGGTGTATTCCGCCTCCGAGCTGGCAGCGCTGGAATTCCCCGATCTGGATGTCTCGCTGCGCGGCGCAGTCTCTATCGCCCGTCGTTTGCAGGATCCGCTGGCGGAGCTGGTGAAGATCGACCCGAAATCCATCGGCGTGGGTCAATATCAGCATGACGTAAGCCAAAGTCTGCTGGCGAAGAAACTGGATGCGGTGGTCGAAGACTGCGTAAACGCCGTCGGCGTTGACCTGAATACCGCGTCCGTGGCGCTGTTAACCCGTGTCGCCGGGCTGACGCGCATGATGGCGCAAAATATTGTGACCTGGCGTGATGAGAATGGCCGCTTCCATAACCGCGAACAGCTGCTGAAAGTCAGTCGTTTGGGGCCAAAAGCCTTTGAGCAGTGTGCGGGTTTCCTGCGCATCAACCACGGCAACAACCCGCTGGATGCTTCTACCGTTCACCCAGAAGCCTATCCGATCGTAGAGCGCATTCTGGCCGCGACCGAACAGGCGTTGCAGGAGCTAATGGGGAACCCCAACGCGCTGCGTAACCTGAAGCCCTCAGATTTCACCGATGAGCGTTTCGGCGTGCCGACAGTAACCGACATCATCAAAGAACTGGAAAAACCGGGTCGCGATCCACGTCCTGAGTTCAAAACCGCCAGCTTCGCCGACGGCGTGGAAACCTTAAACGATCTCCTGCCGGGCATGATTCTGGAAGGCGCGGTCACCAACGTCACCAACTTTGGTGCGTTTGTGGATATCGGCGTCCATCAGGACGGTTTAGTACACATCTCATCACTGGCCGACCATTTCGTCGACGATCCGCACAAGGTCGTGAAAGCGGGCGATATCGTCAAAGTGAAAGTGATGGAAGTGGATCTGCAACGTAAGCGTATTGCGCTGACCATGCGCCTTGATGAACAGCCGGGCGAGACGGCATCACGCCGTGGCGGTGGCAATGCGCGTAGCGATAGCAATACTTCCTCGCGTCAGCCAGCCGGTAAATCACGTCCTCGTCCCGCTAGCGCCCCTGTCGCCGGCAACAGCGCGATGGGCGATGCCCTAGCCGCTGCCTTTAAAAAGCGCTAA
- a CDS encoding IclR family transcriptional regulator — MNIFQQLEHSKAPAAVRLVMIIDYIAKHDEASFTEICTDLSIPKSSVHHLLEVLVVTQLLRQRADGRYVLGLRLFELGGLVIKNIDLRKDTINFMHELVKETELTCHLGIMDGDNGFFLSKVESPKAIVKTSWEGKKIVFNRMSLGKVLVAWLPQERIESLIADCTFEYLTPRTITNKEDFLQHLKTVKEQGWAIDDGEDIEEICCMAAPIFNQNGEVIAAIGVNGMQSQYANGKKEKHLASLIKTSKAITAHINSRNIDIR; from the coding sequence ATGAATATATTCCAACAGCTCGAACACAGTAAAGCGCCAGCAGCCGTCCGTTTAGTGATGATTATTGACTACATCGCCAAACATGACGAAGCCAGCTTCACTGAGATTTGCACTGATTTGTCTATACCCAAAAGCAGCGTACATCATCTACTGGAAGTGCTGGTGGTTACGCAATTGTTACGTCAGCGCGCTGACGGTCGTTACGTTTTGGGGTTGAGACTGTTTGAGCTTGGCGGTCTGGTAATAAAGAATATTGATCTGCGTAAAGACACGATTAACTTTATGCATGAATTAGTCAAAGAGACAGAGCTGACCTGCCATCTTGGTATTATGGACGGCGATAATGGTTTCTTCCTGAGTAAAGTTGAATCGCCCAAGGCCATCGTAAAAACATCCTGGGAAGGTAAGAAAATTGTATTTAACCGTATGTCTCTGGGAAAAGTGCTCGTCGCCTGGCTGCCGCAGGAAAGAATTGAATCACTGATTGCCGATTGCACCTTTGAGTATTTGACCCCTCGGACAATTACCAACAAAGAAGATTTTCTACAGCACCTGAAAACCGTCAAGGAACAGGGCTGGGCAATAGACGACGGCGAAGATATAGAAGAGATTTGCTGCATGGCCGCGCCGATCTTTAACCAAAATGGTGAAGTCATCGCCGCTATTGGCGTTAACGGTATGCAGTCGCAATATGCTAATGGAAAAAAAGAAAAGCATCTGGCAAGCCTGATTAAAACCAGCAAAGCGATTACCGCGCATATTAACAGCCGGAATATTGATATTAGATAA
- the kdgT gene encoding 2-keto-3-deoxygluconate transporter: protein MKIKQAIDKIPGGLMLVPLFLGALCNTFTPGAGKFLGSFSNGLITGTIPILAVWFFCMGASIEFKATGTMLRKSGVLVVTKIATAWIVALIAGTFLPGDGIQNGMLAGISVLALVAAMDMTNGGLYAALMNQYGSKEEAGAFVLMSLESGPLMTMVILGASGIATFEPQLFVGAVLPFLIGFALGNLDPDLRKLFGNSVQTLIPFFAFALGNTINLSVILQTGFAGIFLGLLVIVVTGIPLILADKFIGGGNGTAGVAASSSAGAAVATPLLIANMAPEFAPVAQQATALVATSVIVTSVLVPILTAVWAKRFSPKTA from the coding sequence ATGAAAATCAAACAAGCTATTGATAAAATCCCTGGGGGATTAATGCTGGTGCCGCTCTTTTTGGGCGCGTTATGTAATACCTTTACGCCAGGAGCCGGGAAATTCTTAGGTTCTTTCAGTAACGGTCTGATTACTGGCACAATCCCTATTCTGGCAGTCTGGTTTTTCTGCATGGGCGCGTCCATTGAATTTAAAGCAACAGGAACGATGCTGAGAAAATCAGGCGTTCTGGTGGTTACCAAAATCGCCACCGCCTGGATTGTGGCGCTGATCGCGGGCACATTCTTACCGGGTGACGGCATCCAAAACGGGATGCTGGCTGGGATCTCCGTGCTGGCGCTGGTCGCGGCAATGGACATGACTAACGGCGGTTTGTACGCTGCCCTGATGAACCAATACGGTTCGAAAGAAGAAGCGGGCGCGTTCGTACTGATGTCTCTGGAATCCGGCCCGTTGATGACCATGGTCATTCTGGGTGCCAGCGGTATCGCGACCTTTGAACCTCAGTTATTTGTCGGTGCCGTCCTGCCTTTCCTGATTGGTTTTGCATTGGGCAACCTGGACCCGGACTTGAGAAAGCTGTTCGGTAATTCAGTACAAACGCTGATTCCTTTCTTTGCCTTTGCGTTAGGTAACACCATTAATTTATCCGTGATCCTCCAGACGGGCTTCGCAGGTATCTTCCTCGGCCTGTTGGTGATTGTTGTTACAGGTATCCCGTTGATTCTGGCGGATAAATTTATCGGCGGTGGTAATGGAACCGCAGGCGTGGCCGCATCCAGCAGCGCGGGTGCCGCCGTCGCCACTCCTCTGTTGATCGCGAATATGGCTCCGGAATTCGCTCCGGTCGCTCAACAGGCAACAGCGTTAGTCGCCACCAGTGTGATCGTGACATCAGTACTGGTACCCATCCTTACGGCAGTATGGGCAAAACGCTTTTCACCTAAAACCGCATAA
- the kduI gene encoding 5-dehydro-4-deoxy-D-glucuronate isomerase, whose protein sequence is MDVRQSVHSEHAKTLDTTELRKKFLIEQIFTPNQYTMTYSHIDRIVVGGIMPVDGEITFDDGIGKQFGVNYFLERRELGLINIGGPAKIVIDGTSYEVGNEEALYVGKGTKALAFSSLDSTKPAKLYYNSAPAHAVFPTRIITQDQAVKAPLGDVKTCNKRTICKYLVPEVVETCQLSMGLTRLAEGSNWNSMPTHTHERRMEVYFYFDMAEDTIVFHMMGEPHETRHLVMHNEQAVISPSWSIHTGVGTKNYAFIWGMIGENLTFDDMDHIAMLDLR, encoded by the coding sequence ATGGACGTACGACAAAGTGTACACAGTGAACATGCGAAAACGCTTGATACCACTGAGCTGAGAAAGAAATTTCTTATTGAGCAGATATTTACGCCAAACCAATACACCATGACCTACAGCCACATCGACCGTATCGTGGTGGGCGGGATCATGCCGGTGGATGGCGAGATAACGTTTGATGACGGCATCGGCAAACAATTTGGCGTGAACTATTTTCTTGAGCGTCGCGAGTTGGGGCTGATTAATATCGGCGGCCCGGCAAAAATCGTTATCGACGGCACAAGTTACGAAGTTGGTAATGAGGAAGCGCTCTATGTCGGAAAGGGCACGAAAGCCTTAGCGTTCAGCAGCTTGGATAGCACCAAGCCAGCGAAACTGTATTATAACAGCGCACCTGCACATGCCGTTTTCCCGACACGCATTATTACGCAGGATCAGGCGGTCAAGGCACCACTAGGTGATGTCAAAACCTGTAACAAGCGGACGATTTGCAAATATCTGGTGCCGGAAGTGGTGGAAACTTGCCAGCTGAGCATGGGATTAACGCGTCTGGCGGAAGGCAGCAACTGGAATTCAATGCCGACGCATACCCATGAGCGCAGAATGGAAGTGTACTTCTATTTTGACATGGCGGAAGACACCATTGTTTTCCATATGATGGGTGAACCGCATGAAACGCGCCATCTGGTGATGCATAACGAACAGGCGGTGATCTCCCCAAGCTGGTCGATTCACACCGGCGTCGGCACCAAAAACTACGCCTTTATTTGGGGCATGATCGGCGAAAACCTGACGTTTGACGATATGGACCATATCGCGATGTTGGATTTACGCTAA
- a CDS encoding FtsX-like permease family protein, which yields MIPWRLIWVDWRRLWPGVLVVVLLIAVATALSISVSLQERALRMGSAKAADRFDLVIGAPGSETQLVLSSVFLQPSALTLIPAQVLTDLEKNPLVAWAAPVAFGDFYQGMPIIGTTPPLVTDNGKRQLTAGRVFNDGFEAVVGAQTGLTVGSTFSPIHGQVGTEGAHAHDDVIYTVVGVLPADGSAWDKAILVPVNAVWRVHGIHPPHAADDAHHDDHDHDEHEHEGEHDGHSHDETTQAEGEPHADEHHNDAHPAEGAESGDHHADAAQPVTASHADEHGEAEAHGHAHQAGLPAIVVKPKTIAGAYQLRSLYRSNTTLAVFPGEVLVKLYSMLGDIRELLTYISLGTQGLVGVAVAMVAVIHLRQRQKQIGALRAFGAPRYGIFTLIWSGLMSLVSVGVLLGVGLGYLAARAIAVVMSEKSGFVLPVTLEWEDIHFVLLLLLVAAVVLTIPAMLSYRQSPATALRGD from the coding sequence ATGATTCCTTGGCGTCTTATCTGGGTCGACTGGCGTCGGCTCTGGCCGGGTGTGCTGGTCGTGGTGTTGCTGATCGCCGTGGCGACAGCGTTAAGTATTTCGGTGAGTTTGCAGGAAAGAGCGCTGCGCATGGGCAGTGCCAAAGCGGCTGACCGTTTCGATCTGGTGATCGGCGCGCCGGGGAGCGAAACCCAACTGGTGCTGTCGTCCGTTTTCCTGCAACCGTCGGCACTGACGCTGATTCCTGCGCAGGTGCTGACCGATCTGGAGAAGAACCCGCTGGTTGCCTGGGCGGCACCGGTTGCGTTTGGTGATTTCTATCAGGGGATGCCGATTATCGGCACCACACCGCCGCTGGTCACGGATAACGGCAAGCGACAACTCACCGCCGGGCGCGTGTTCAACGACGGCTTTGAAGCCGTGGTAGGGGCGCAAACGGGGCTGACGGTGGGGAGTACATTTAGCCCGATTCACGGTCAGGTGGGGACGGAAGGGGCGCACGCGCACGATGACGTCATCTATACCGTTGTCGGTGTTTTGCCTGCTGACGGCAGCGCGTGGGATAAAGCGATTCTGGTTCCGGTGAACGCGGTGTGGCGAGTACATGGCATCCATCCACCGCATGCTGCGGACGATGCGCACCACGATGATCACGACCATGATGAACATGAGCACGAAGGTGAACATGACGGCCATTCGCATGATGAAACCACGCAGGCGGAAGGTGAGCCGCATGCCGATGAGCATCACAATGACGCGCATCCAGCGGAAGGCGCGGAAAGCGGTGACCATCATGCGGATGCCGCTCAGCCAGTAACGGCGTCACACGCTGATGAACACGGCGAAGCCGAAGCACACGGACACGCACATCAGGCTGGTTTGCCCGCTATTGTCGTTAAACCGAAAACGATCGCGGGTGCTTATCAACTGCGTTCGCTGTACCGCAGCAACACGACACTGGCAGTGTTCCCCGGCGAAGTGCTGGTGAAGCTCTACTCGATGCTGGGCGATATTCGTGAGCTGTTGACCTATATCTCGCTGGGCACGCAGGGATTAGTCGGCGTCGCGGTGGCGATGGTAGCGGTTATCCACCTGCGGCAGCGGCAGAAACAGATCGGCGCACTGCGTGCCTTTGGCGCACCGCGCTACGGTATTTTCACGCTGATTTGGAGCGGGCTGATGTCGCTGGTGAGCGTCGGCGTACTGCTGGGTGTCGGTCTGGGCTACCTTGCCGCACGTGCGATTGCGGTGGTCATGAGTGAGAAAAGCGGCTTTGTCCTGCCGGTGACGCTGGAATGGGAAGACATCCACTTCGTCTTGCTCCTGTTGCTGGTCGCCGCCGTAGTACTCACCATCCCCGCGATGTTGTCTTATCGCCAATCTCCCGCCACGGCGCTACGCGGCGACTAA
- a CDS encoding ABC transporter ATP-binding protein produces MAELLIQHLSVTFPDTSEAVLAIPALSICSGERVAVMGPSGSGKTTLVNAITGMDHSGTGCVQWEKQDIWQMNEAERDRWRAQHIGLVMQDFHLFPGLSAIENVLLPAQFHHWRIPASLRERAADLLAQVGLNTAKRPIEVLSRGEKQRVAVARALLSKPDIIIADEPTASLDAQSGEQIADLLVTLARDSRATLIAITHDARLASQMSRCIQLEKGRLVADTLYQEDRA; encoded by the coding sequence ATGGCTGAGTTATTGATTCAACACCTGAGTGTGACTTTCCCCGATACGTCCGAGGCCGTGCTGGCTATTCCTGCGCTGTCTATTTGTTCTGGCGAACGGGTCGCGGTGATGGGGCCTTCCGGCTCCGGTAAGACCACGCTGGTGAATGCCATCACCGGCATGGATCACAGCGGAACGGGCTGTGTGCAGTGGGAAAAGCAGGACATCTGGCAGATGAACGAAGCGGAACGTGACCGCTGGCGGGCGCAGCATATCGGGTTGGTGATGCAGGATTTCCACCTGTTCCCCGGCCTGAGTGCGATAGAGAACGTCTTACTGCCTGCGCAGTTTCACCACTGGCGGATCCCCGCGTCGCTCAGAGAGCGGGCGGCGGATTTGCTGGCACAGGTAGGGCTGAATACCGCGAAACGTCCGATTGAAGTGCTATCACGCGGCGAGAAGCAGCGGGTGGCGGTCGCAAGAGCGTTGCTCAGCAAGCCTGACATCATCATCGCCGATGAGCCAACGGCCAGTTTGGATGCGCAGAGCGGCGAGCAGATCGCCGACCTGCTGGTGACGCTGGCGCGCGATAGTCGCGCGACGCTTATCGCGATTACGCACGATGCGCGTCTGGCTTCACAGATGTCGCGCTGTATTCAACTGGAAAAAGGACGCCTTGTGGCGGACACGCTGTATCAGGAGGATCGCGCATGA
- a CDS encoding alkaline phosphatase encodes MKARWLLPLLISAALPGMVQAQAIYPIDRATMLAGGKFDFKVEFDEVLKPEDIRILINGKDYQQVLGKTASFVEREDGGNASTIWLRDVNLPEAGKYVVEAEAKGKKTLVNWEVYSAAGTRKAKNVILFIGDGLSVAHRTGARILSKGVTEGKADGRLAIDDLQYMAFAGTSSTDSIAADSANTMSAYMTGHKSGVNALGVYVSRSKSSLDHPKQETLGELLTRSTKMSVGVVSDAELQDATPAAVVSHTRRRADKAEIVEMFYNVQPTVMLGGGSAYFLPKSTPGSKRKDETNYVEKFQQAGYSLVTDADSLKKNAAQATKLLGLFHTGNMDGVMDRRFLKNDVAKKFPNQPDLTDMTQAALDVLSKNQDGFFLMVESALIDKASHPLDWERAFTNTIMLDQSVAIAKKFAEKNPDTMIIVTGDHTHGLSIIGTIDDSKPGTEMREKVGVYEDAGYPNYKDANKDGYPDDLNVSKRLAVFFNNYPDYYETFRPKLDGQFVPAIKNEKDEYVANKAYEKVPGAVFREGILPRSSDTGVHAVDDMVIQASGPGAERIRGYMENTDLFRVIVDALAVKPQDKK; translated from the coding sequence ATGAAAGCTCGCTGGTTACTGCCTTTACTGATTTCTGCTGCTCTGCCGGGAATGGTGCAGGCTCAGGCCATTTATCCCATTGACCGCGCCACCATGCTGGCAGGCGGAAAATTCGATTTTAAAGTCGAGTTTGATGAAGTACTTAAGCCGGAAGATATTCGCATTCTGATCAATGGCAAGGATTACCAGCAGGTGCTGGGCAAAACCGCCTCGTTTGTTGAGCGTGAAGACGGCGGTAACGCGTCCACGATCTGGCTGCGAGACGTGAACTTGCCGGAAGCCGGCAAGTATGTGGTAGAAGCGGAAGCCAAAGGCAAGAAGACGCTGGTGAACTGGGAAGTTTATTCAGCGGCTGGCACGCGTAAAGCCAAAAACGTGATTCTGTTCATCGGCGATGGCCTGTCCGTTGCGCACCGTACTGGCGCGCGCATCCTGTCTAAAGGGGTGACGGAAGGGAAAGCCGACGGTCGTCTGGCGATTGATGACCTGCAATACATGGCGTTTGCCGGTACGTCCAGTACCGACTCTATCGCAGCCGACAGCGCCAACACCATGAGCGCCTACATGACCGGTCACAAATCCGGTGTGAACGCGCTGGGTGTGTACGTCAGCCGTAGCAAAAGTTCACTGGATCACCCGAAGCAGGAAACGCTGGGTGAGCTGTTAACCCGTTCTACCAAGATGTCTGTCGGCGTCGTCAGCGATGCTGAACTTCAGGACGCGACGCCAGCGGCAGTCGTCTCTCACACGCGTCGTCGTGCGGATAAAGCTGAAATCGTTGAGATGTTCTACAACGTGCAGCCTACGGTCATGCTGGGCGGCGGTTCTGCCTACTTCCTGCCGAAAAGCACGCCGGGTTCTAAGCGTAAAGACGAAACCAACTACGTTGAGAAATTCCAGCAGGCGGGCTATTCACTGGTCACCGATGCAGATTCACTGAAGAAAAATGCTGCGCAGGCTACCAAACTGCTGGGGCTGTTCCACACTGGTAACATGGATGGCGTGATGGATCGTCGCTTCCTGAAAAATGACGTTGCCAAGAAATTCCCGAACCAGCCTGACCTGACCGACATGACGCAGGCGGCGCTGGATGTGCTGTCCAAAAACCAGGACGGCTTCTTCCTGATGGTGGAATCCGCGCTGATCGACAAAGCGTCTCACCCGCTGGATTGGGAACGCGCCTTCACTAACACCATCATGCTGGATCAGTCTGTCGCTATCGCCAAGAAATTTGCCGAGAAAAACCCAGACACGATGATCATCGTGACGGGCGACCATACACATGGCCTGTCTATCATCGGTACCATTGATGACAGCAAACCGGGTACCGAGATGCGTGAGAAAGTCGGCGTGTATGAAGATGCGGGCTATCCGAACTATAAGGATGCCAACAAAGACGGCTACCCGGATGACCTGAACGTCTCCAAACGTTTGGCCGTGTTCTTCAACAACTACCCAGACTATTACGAAACGTTCCGTCCGAAGCTGGATGGCCAGTTCGTTCCTGCTATCAAGAACGAAAAAGATGAATACGTTGCCAACAAAGCCTACGAGAAAGTGCCGGGTGCGGTATTCCGTGAAGGGATCCTGCCACGCTCTTCCGATACGGGTGTTCATGCCGTTGACGACATGGTGATTCAGGCGAGCGGCCCAGGTGCAGAGCGTATCCGTGGTTACATGGAAAACACCGATCTGTTCCGGGTGATTGTTGATGCACTGGCGGTGAAACCGCAGGACAAAAAGTAA